In Limanda limanda chromosome 3, fLimLim1.1, whole genome shotgun sequence, the sequence CACCGGGTGAGGAGAGACTGCActggaaagaggaaagaaactaGATCCCACCGCCATGACAATAGCTCTGAATGCCTTGTGCCTTGTACTTTGATGTTTGGGTCTATTATGTAATCAAGAATTATTCTCTTTCATCTAGTATATTTCCTCTTTAGCCCAGTATACCAGTGCAGAGATTGAGTCAGAGAAATATTTTTACAAGTCCACCACATGTTTGGGTTATTATACAGTCCACTTTTCTCCATCTCAGTATTTGTTTAACCCAATGTTGAGTTAAGAAGCTAGACATATAACAACTGATGAAGGTACATCATATCTGTGTAAGAATGCACTCTGATTTTcttggagacagacagagaagacacaATAATGGTTGTGATGACAAATGAGACAAATGAGAAATACAAGTGGACAGAGACTTACACTAATCTAAATGGGAAAAGATGAAAGGTTCAGCTTTCTTATTGTCACTGCAGGGTTTAATCCCACAGGAGGTATATTAGAAAATAGAGGATTGACCCTTGAGGTACCCCAGATAGAGTGGGGCAGATCAAAACACATAATAATGGATGTTAACAGTGAAGGACCTGTCACACAAGTAAGAGGAAAACCAGTCGAGTGTGGTATCAGAGAAACCACCCCTCTTCAATTCTCTCTCAAATCAAAAATCTATTGTCTTATATTTGGGCTTCTCTCACCCAGCATGAGGGTTAGAGAAGAGGGTAACCGAGCCCCTTCTTCTCTATCCCAGTAGAGTTCGAGTCGACCAAGGTTTAGTTAAGAAGCCAGATAGATACAAACTTGATGAAGGTACATACTATGTCTGTGAGAATGCAATCTTATtttcttaagctgctttcataCATGCACTGAACTGTATCCTTCGCAGCTTCTCCAGAGGACGTCTATGTGTGAACCAATGTCTGAATGAGAGCCttgagtttctgcagactttctctgccAGGCCCCCTAGCAGAAAGTCTTGCAGGACATGTCTCTCAAGATTTTGCAAGATTTTCCCTCACACAGTTAATGTGCCTGTTTCTTTCGTTTCAGACCTGAAGGCCTTTGAAAGGAGACTGACAGAGTATGTCTCCTGTTTGCAGCCGGCAACAGGCAGGTGGAGAAGTAAGTATCAGTTGGTTGTGATTGTCAAAACCATGGTAGAGACCATGTGGTGTCTCAAATGGGGACAGTATTTGTCAAAATATATCTTACATCTTATATATCTATATGCTTCTATTCACCGTGTGATGAGTATCAAAGAAAAGATTTGTGAGGAACCACTTTCTAAATGCAGTTAATTGAAAAACAGATCTAGGTAAACTGTCTGGTTAATACGTTGGAATGGTGGAAcacatttcatgttgttgtacTGGATCTCATTCTCCTGTGTTATTTCAGTGATTCTGATAGTGGTGTCTGTATGTACGGCTACTGGGGCTTGGAACTGGTTAATAGACCCCGACACACAGAAGGTATGTATCAGTGGACaagtattattgttatttcaaatgaaaactcCCTCATTACAGCAATATTAATAGCTGCATTAGAAAATGAATAGCAGTTACCCAATGATACATGTATGTAATGTTCTAATACACTTAAGTTTGACTTCCATAGCTTGCTGTAAGTCAGATCTGTAAGTTTTGCTATTGACTCTGGGATTGATGTTGCTTTGTTCCCTAGGTCTCATTCTTTTCATCCCTGTGGAATCATCCCTTCTTCACCATCAGCTGCATCACTCTCATAGCGCTCTTCTTTGCTGGGATACACAAACGAGTTGTGGCACCATCAATGTATCCTTTGTCCATTTTAGTTAATATGAAGTAGCAGGTtttgacgatgatgatgatgatgatgatgatgacacatGATTGTGAGACAAGTCCGACATTTTCCTTGCATCACAGCAGCTCCATTTGCAACGTCACATTGAATTcataaaagagacagagatgaatACATTGATCTTAACCTGACAATCAAAGACATTTTCAATCTGTGCTGAAATGTCATATTCAATTTGAGTATTTAACTGATGCACAAAAGAGTTCTGACTATTTAACCCTGCTACTTGGTTGCACCCCAAATCTCTGTTTTGATGTAGTAGGAGTCGCGTGAAGTTAGTCTGCTGTCATTCAAATCACTCATGGATTGCATATATTTtataactttgaaataaatataaataaatatatagattaGACCAcataataatgttttgttttgaactcGGCCATTCAAAttataaatctaaatttaagAATGTACCTGCTAAATGCAAAAGGgagttcttttttatttcatagaGTGTGCGACCCACAGCTGATAACagcattattcatttttttcaccTATTTTTGTCAAGCTCTTAATTGctgatgctgctaaaaatcatACTTTTCTTCTTGGATCTCTTAAAGCAGTACTTAAATCTCTGAATGAGGCCAGTTGACTTGACACTTTGACAATTTTCATACAGgaagtaatttttttctttcaattaaCTTATTCATATGTTGTTCAAGTTTCTGATTCACTGGTTGACATCTTTAACTTCTGCCAATTCAGTATCGCTGCTCGATGTCGAACAGTTTTAGCAGAATACAACATGTCCTGTGATGATGTGAGTAACAGCGTGACATTTCAGACAGCTTGCGTTTAGGAGGAATTATTCAAATGTGTCttacctgtgtgtttttttcgcAGACGGGGAAACTTATTCTCAAGCCACGACCGAACATCCAATAGCTGCCGTTTTTGTGGGCTGCTCAGACACTGTACCGGGTCTTGGATCTTAGCCAGCGATCGTTTGGTGACCTGCGTCCTCCTTGTTTTTCATCAACATGATTAATGAAATGGGGAAAGACAAGAGAAAAGAACCGATAGGCCCTTTAAACAGTTCTGCTGTGCCCATGTCATCGCTGAAGCTGCTGATCTGCTCACATAACCTTTTGGTATATTTTATTCTGTCTGGATGATTTCAGATGTGTTCATTTCTGTTGCTAATTGTGTATTTTATcaaaatgtttctatttttaaaattatttaccAAATAAACTCTCCAGATGTGAAAATGTCTTGTTATTTTTGATGTTGAATCAGCGGGAAGCCAATGCCTGTGGTTCATTTGCTGTAttcttttaaaagattttttgcATTAGTCGTGGTTTTACGACAGCCTGTCTGCTTTCTGTTAACAACCACCGCTTTACGGCAGGGACCAGTCTTCCACATGGCTTCGTCCAACCTTGTTGAGGccggagtgtgtttgtgaggttgGATCAATAAACCCGAGGGAGCTAGAGAAACGAACTGGACGCCACTTAAAGTTAAATAAGTAAAATGGGTAAAAGTAGAACCACTAAGTTTAAACGTCCGCAGTTTAACGCTGCCGGTCTGCCGGTGAACGCTGTGAAGGAAGccgacctggaggaggaggagctcggGGAGGAGAGCTGTCCTGCTGCCGAGCTGCTGGAGAAAGTAGGAACACACTCTGCTCATGTTTAATCGAgcttcttcatgtgtgtgtatatgttttacATGTTGTATCTTTGATTGGCTCTCATTCATCTCAGTGTAATGCTCAATAAAGAGCTAGGGCTCGACGCTATGGTCAAAAAAGATACCGAGGTAAAAACCGTGTCATATCAGCCGATGTCAATAATCATAAAGATATATGTCACATGCAtagatttgtatatttgtatttagcAGAATcaattatatatacacacaactgCGTTTCTATCCGTACCAGTTGATGTTGATTGTCACGATGAATGTCCCAGTGTAAAGACAGATCGTCTGAGTGAAGTTTGGGGGTTTAAAACTCTTCATTTTGGGGCAAGGAATTACAAACAAAGTTCAAGTTGATTGATGGTTTTATACCTCAATGCAAAAGCAATATATTGATGTTGAAAATAATATTGCAATGGTGATAGATACTGGTTTATCGTCCAACTCTACACTGAGTACATCCTTTATTGAGATGGCTAAGTTTTGAGTTTGTTATTCGAATCAACTTCCTAAAGTGTGATTTTAATCTTCACCTTCTGGTGGtaactttacatttttctgtctaAAGTTAGCTTGCATTTGTACGTTAATAATGACAGATTTGATGACCACCACATATGTTGATATTTTTCTTATGCCATGTGCACAGTGAATAGACATGTGTTTAATTGTTCATCtttagatttgtaaaat encodes:
- the cnep1r1 gene encoding nuclear envelope phosphatase-regulatory subunit 1; the protein is MNSLEQAEDLKAFERRLTEYVSCLQPATGRWRMILIVVSVCTATGAWNWLIDPDTQKVSFFSSLWNHPFFTISCITLIALFFAGIHKRVVAPSIIAARCRTVLAEYNMSCDDTGKLILKPRPNIQ